A genomic window from Polaribacter gangjinensis includes:
- a CDS encoding transcriptional regulator encodes MNYIKHLTGFFIRIASEETIYPTHISLYLALFQSWNINRFKNPIAISRDEMMKTSRIASKATYHKCIKELQNMGFIDYLPSYNPYSGSEVILHDLSDRKAVFKSQTSSIIVQTIPINNQANSNVTEQVNEPNIYNNNKTSKNNKNISIDTNFKIFNEGEFLEVEKKEKKSSAKKREIENPSIEQVKEYFKQEEYSEFEAERFYNYYTSNGWLIGGKTKMIDWNAAARNWMLNTAKFTINLPQNNQVKEQPKAKHLQVVEDKNYAEPL; translated from the coding sequence ATGAATTACATAAAACACCTAACCGGTTTCTTCATTCGCATAGCATCTGAAGAAACCATTTATCCAACACATATAAGTCTATATCTAGCTTTATTTCAAAGTTGGAACATCAATCGGTTTAAGAACCCAATTGCAATTTCTCGTGATGAAATGATGAAAACCAGTCGCATAGCTTCCAAAGCTACTTATCACAAATGCATAAAAGAATTGCAAAACATGGGATTTATTGATTATCTACCTTCATATAATCCGTATTCAGGTTCTGAAGTAATTCTACATGATTTATCAGATAGAAAAGCGGTTTTTAAAAGTCAAACCAGTTCAATTATTGTCCAAACCATACCAATAAATAACCAAGCTAATAGTAACGTCACTGAACAAGTCAATGAACCCAATATATATAACAATAACAAAACATCTAAAAACAATAAAAACATATCTATAGACACCAATTTTAAAATTTTTAATGAAGGTGAATTTTTAGAAGTTGAAAAAAAAGAGAAAAAAAGTTCCGCGAAAAAAAGAGAAATAGAAAATCCATCAATCGAACAAGTCAAAGAATATTTCAAACAAGAAGAGTATTCAGAATTTGAAGCCGAACGATTTTATAATTATTACACTAGCAACGGTTGGCTTATTGGTGGTAAAACAAAAATGATAGATTGGAATGCAGCAGCTCGGAATTGGATGCTAAATACCGCAAAATTCACAATAAATCTTCCTCAAAATAATCAAGTTAAAGAACAACCAAAAGCGAAACATTTACAAGTTGTAGAAGACAAAAATTATGCAGAACCATTGTGA
- a CDS encoding helix-turn-helix domain-containing protein, which produces MAVQIITIEDLNEFRSLLLNDLKEIIQSKPQQTKQWLKSNEVRKLLNISSSTLQNLRINGTLTYTKVGGIMYYDNTDIQKLLHGNKVNALPTLFK; this is translated from the coding sequence ATGGCAGTACAAATTATTACTATCGAAGATTTAAACGAATTCCGTAGTCTTCTTTTGAATGATTTAAAAGAAATCATTCAATCCAAACCACAACAAACAAAACAGTGGCTCAAATCCAATGAAGTCCGTAAACTGTTAAACATTTCTTCAAGTACTTTACAAAACCTCCGTATCAATGGAACACTAACTTACACCAAAGTTGGTGGGATTATGTATTATGACAATACAGACATTCAAAAGCTCCTTCACGGCAATAAAGTAAATGCCTTGCCTACACTTTTCAAATAA
- a CDS encoding RteC domain-containing protein, which produces MNQKIINLQTDLNEQLNFIDLEIDNEIKRCEKAIEITLKAKENLKNVVIKSQFKSQDEEIYFFKEIKPQFTSKIIYYNSILKIEMKKPNGGNRILKKYYNNELIKLKSFFDNELEFYKYFRSGNNYLDYKYFLRGKFDVKLALNSYYFETDTNFSTSHDYKVAKILANDLIQLYLENKLIMIENKGTTEKSQRQPNIKMMWTGSKVALTELLFALHTEGAFNNGAADLKDIAEYFEHIFEIDLGQYRRTFLEIKARKNDRTKFITTLNEKLLTRMNNSDEVL; this is translated from the coding sequence TTGAATCAAAAAATAATAAATCTACAAACAGACCTAAATGAACAACTTAATTTCATTGATCTTGAAATAGACAATGAAATTAAGCGTTGTGAAAAGGCTATTGAGATAACTTTAAAAGCTAAAGAGAATTTAAAAAATGTAGTTATTAAAAGTCAATTCAAAAGTCAAGATGAAGAAATATATTTTTTTAAGGAAATTAAACCCCAATTTACATCAAAGATTATTTATTACAATTCAATCCTTAAAATTGAAATGAAAAAGCCAAATGGAGGCAATCGTATTTTAAAAAAATATTACAATAATGAACTTATAAAACTTAAATCATTTTTTGATAATGAATTAGAATTTTACAAATATTTTCGCTCTGGAAATAATTATTTGGATTACAAATATTTTCTAAGAGGGAAGTTTGATGTGAAATTAGCATTAAATAGCTATTATTTTGAAACAGATACTAATTTTTCAACTTCTCATGATTATAAAGTAGCAAAAATATTAGCTAATGACTTAATTCAATTATATCTTGAAAATAAACTAATTATGATTGAAAATAAAGGAACTACTGAAAAATCACAACGCCAACCGAACATAAAAATGATGTGGACAGGCTCAAAAGTAGCGTTAACTGAACTTCTTTTTGCATTACATACTGAAGGAGCTTTTAATAATGGTGCTGCAGACCTTAAAGATATTGCTGAATATTTTGAGCATATTTTTGAAATTGATTTAGGGCAATATCGTAGAACATTCCTTGAAATTAAAGCCCGTAAGAATGATAGAACAAAGTTTATAACAACTTTAAATGAAAAATTATTGACTAGGATGAACAATTCAGATGAGGTACTTTAA